A single Ignavibacteriales bacterium DNA region contains:
- a CDS encoding PAS domain S-box protein, producing MRRRFRNLSIKTKLIVIIMTISVSSLLLAGTALVVYNRYIGRENLINEMNSTALLIADRSTAAISFNDALTAAENLAALKMKSSVISACILDEEGNLIAGYPEGEVSQEELAGITTGDWHTWEGQRLATMKPVKLENAVIGYVYIIVSLSEYAAQQYNILIIVLASILFASLIALVLALRLHNVLTGPILNLTETAKDISKRADYSLRAVESSTDEIGEMVHSFNEMLDVINNQNKERRKLINDLKESKSIINTILDTIPQAIFWKDKEGYYLGCNKSFARLAGIESEDTIIGKTAYDIPWVNDGYKDLLNSDISVALTSQTSHHEVRKFVDTDGSIIWLDAKTIPLRDTGGVVIMTLEILEDITERKISEEKLEHYRNHLEDLVQQRTAELEKEKERAESADRLKSAFLATMSHELRTPLNSIIGFTGILMQERPGPLNPEQKKQLGMAQGSARHLLSLINDVLDISKIEAGQLNVHPEKFSLPEVIQKVVEHTRPMAQKKNLAVYVEIQEGLDGVFSDKLRIQQILINLVSNAIKFTDEGSVTITAREDEKFVRVSVKDTGIGIEESKIGQLFKPFIQIDTGLTRKHEGTGLGLSICRKLLTLLGGTITAESSFGQGSTFSFTIPVSEG from the coding sequence ATGAGAAGGCGATTCAGAAATCTTTCGATTAAAACAAAACTTATCGTCATCATTATGACGATAAGCGTGAGCAGTCTTCTTCTGGCCGGCACCGCGCTTGTGGTATATAACAGGTATATTGGCAGGGAAAATCTGATTAATGAGATGAATTCCACAGCCCTTCTGATCGCGGACCGCAGCACGGCGGCAATATCATTTAACGATGCTTTAACGGCTGCTGAGAATCTGGCTGCCCTGAAAATGAAATCCTCCGTGATCAGTGCCTGTATTCTTGATGAAGAAGGAAATCTGATTGCCGGATACCCTGAAGGTGAGGTATCTCAGGAGGAACTGGCCGGCATTACAACCGGAGACTGGCATACCTGGGAAGGGCAGAGGCTTGCCACGATGAAGCCGGTAAAACTTGAAAATGCCGTCATTGGTTATGTATATATTATTGTCAGTCTGTCAGAGTACGCGGCACAGCAGTATAATATTCTGATCATTGTTCTTGCCTCGATACTCTTCGCCTCACTGATCGCGCTTGTTCTTGCGCTAAGACTGCATAATGTGCTGACAGGGCCTATCCTTAATCTCACGGAAACAGCAAAAGACATTTCCAAAAGAGCGGACTATTCCCTCAGGGCAGTTGAATCATCCACGGATGAAATAGGGGAAATGGTACATTCCTTTAACGAAATGCTGGATGTGATAAATAATCAGAACAAGGAAAGAAGAAAACTGATTAATGATCTTAAGGAAAGCAAGTCAATCATTAATACGATTCTTGATACCATCCCGCAAGCAATTTTCTGGAAAGATAAAGAAGGATATTATCTCGGCTGCAATAAGTCATTTGCCAGACTTGCGGGTATTGAATCAGAAGATACCATAATTGGTAAAACCGCCTACGATATACCATGGGTAAATGACGGTTATAAAGATCTGCTGAACTCTGATATATCCGTTGCACTTACCTCACAGACGAGTCATCATGAAGTGAGGAAATTTGTGGATACAGACGGCAGCATTATCTGGCTTGATGCTAAAACTATTCCTCTTCGGGATACCGGGGGAGTGGTGATAATGACTCTGGAAATTCTTGAAGATATTACCGAGAGAAAAATCAGTGAGGAGAAGCTGGAGCATTACCGTAACCATCTTGAGGATTTGGTTCAGCAGAGAACCGCGGAACTGGAAAAAGAAAAAGAGCGGGCAGAATCAGCCGACCGGCTTAAGTCAGCTTTTCTAGCCACCATGTCTCATGAACTTCGTACCCCTTTGAACTCAATTATTGGATTTACCGGAATTCTGATGCAGGAGCGCCCCGGTCCTCTTAACCCCGAGCAGAAGAAGCAGCTTGGCATGGCTCAGGGGAGCGCGCGGCACCTTCTTTCACTGATTAATGATGTGCTTGATATATCAAAAATTGAAGCCGGCCAGCTCAATGTTCATCCGGAAAAATTCTCACTGCCTGAAGTAATTCAGAAAGTGGTTGAGCATACCAGGCCTATGGCGCAGAAAAAGAATCTGGCTGTTTACGTTGAGATACAGGAGGGGCTGGACGGTGTTTTCAGTGATAAACTGCGGATTCAGCAGATATTGATTAATCTTGTAAGCAACGCCATTAAATTTACCGATGAGGGGAGTGTAACTATCACTGCCCGGGAAGATGAAAAATTTGTGCGCGTAAGCGTGAAGGATACCGGTATCGGGATTGAAGAATCTAAAATCGGGCAGCTGTTTAAACCATTTATCCAGATAGATACCGGCCTGACCCGTAAGCATGAAGGAACAGGGCTCGGGCTTTCCATCTGCCGCAAACTCCTGACATTGCTCGGCGGTACCATCACTGCTGAGTCTTCATTTGGTCAGGGCAGTACGTTTAGTTTTACCATTCCCGTTAGTGAAGGTTAG
- a CDS encoding TonB-dependent receptor, translated as MTKHTNSVTTLILMIWISLSVHSFLFAQNDTIPDIFQLSLSELGNIVITPSKFQQNIGMVTQKVDVLGSQVIQATVSGNRNLTELISRLPGAAVMVLSRNDANWGTYGGIGPKYSTYMLNGLTIDAFVDPMSLDVNAFERIEVQRGPASVMYPNFLSQDFAGNQSPLAGTVNLILREKIEDELTTASTAFGSYNTLSNQLYHQNSSGNLNYFAGSSYEVSQYTNYGAPVSWLNMKKNPEYTKQKLFGGATLFFGEDEIQKLSLFLHHTWDSGDKGRIYQGFAHRYLTVNTKYEVALAENLLLQSHLGVRSYSRSWQESVFGMVDMYNSENGVDQLIVPYDISISYQHHKNTVLSVGFDYQSAGYSTWSDPKSGYRVIGNKSSSFQQGIYIQEEWNPSEDLTLRGGIRYSEISSEYALMNRFSPNPVEQSWKKVLWSAGVRYRLSGENALFVNAGSSFAAPSLKSIAGTIPGGLSGSLGVDGQIPNPGLKSESGNSFDAGAEMYISSGFKLGVRGFYTIIRDAIIDNVVSLMPSQTQSMNTDNSLAAGGEAELLYKFSKNHNWFANITYMNSSTSNQFDADQDDSDIPFTPSLVANLGASFISPSGYTIIGHISYNDGFYDGTSKKSRTLYKPGVMVNLHLSRLFILENFISLEPWLQLYNITNNRFEMPWQFRNTGFSLMGGVKAAFR; from the coding sequence ATGACAAAGCATACAAATTCGGTTACAACTCTTATCCTGATGATATGGATAAGCCTTTCAGTACACAGTTTTCTGTTTGCGCAGAATGACACAATTCCTGATATTTTTCAGCTCAGTCTTTCCGAACTGGGAAATATCGTCATCACCCCTTCTAAATTTCAGCAGAATATCGGTATGGTTACCCAGAAGGTGGATGTGCTTGGCAGTCAGGTGATTCAGGCAACGGTTTCGGGGAACCGAAACCTCACGGAACTGATAAGCCGTCTGCCCGGGGCGGCAGTTATGGTTCTCTCCCGAAATGATGCAAACTGGGGCACCTATGGCGGTATCGGGCCTAAATACAGCACCTATATGCTGAACGGACTCACCATTGATGCGTTTGTTGATCCGATGTCTCTTGACGTAAACGCATTTGAACGAATTGAGGTTCAGAGGGGGCCTGCATCAGTGATGTATCCTAACTTTTTATCTCAGGATTTTGCAGGAAATCAGAGTCCGCTTGCAGGCACGGTAAATCTGATTCTCAGGGAAAAAATTGAGGATGAACTTACCACCGCATCTACTGCGTTCGGTTCATATAATACACTTTCAAATCAGCTTTATCATCAGAACAGCAGCGGCAATCTGAATTATTTTGCCGGCTCCTCCTATGAAGTTTCACAATATACAAACTACGGCGCGCCGGTTTCATGGCTGAACATGAAAAAGAATCCGGAGTACACAAAACAAAAACTGTTTGGCGGAGCAACGCTTTTCTTCGGGGAAGATGAAATACAGAAGCTATCCCTCTTTCTGCATCATACCTGGGATTCAGGTGATAAAGGACGCATCTATCAGGGATTCGCGCACCGGTATCTTACCGTAAACACAAAGTATGAAGTTGCTTTAGCGGAAAATCTTTTGCTGCAGTCTCACCTTGGCGTCCGCTCTTACAGCCGGTCATGGCAGGAGAGTGTATTCGGCATGGTAGACATGTATAACTCAGAGAACGGGGTTGATCAGCTTATTGTTCCTTATGATATATCAATCAGTTATCAGCATCATAAAAATACGGTTCTGAGCGTCGGGTTTGATTATCAGTCAGCCGGATACTCTACGTGGAGTGATCCAAAGTCCGGGTACAGGGTTATCGGCAATAAGTCCTCTTCATTTCAGCAGGGAATATATATACAGGAAGAATGGAATCCATCTGAGGATTTAACTCTCAGGGGCGGCATCAGGTATTCAGAGATCAGCAGTGAATATGCACTTATGAACCGTTTCTCACCTAATCCGGTGGAGCAATCCTGGAAAAAAGTTTTGTGGAGTGCAGGTGTGCGCTACCGGCTGTCAGGAGAAAATGCATTATTTGTAAACGCCGGAAGCAGTTTTGCGGCACCGTCATTAAAATCAATCGCGGGCACTATTCCCGGGGGACTGTCCGGCAGTCTGGGTGTTGACGGGCAGATTCCTAATCCGGGGCTCAAATCAGAAAGCGGTAATAGTTTTGATGCCGGTGCTGAAATGTATATATCCTCCGGATTTAAGCTGGGGGTAAGAGGATTTTACACGATCATCAGGGATGCAATTATTGATAATGTTGTAAGTTTAATGCCCTCACAGACTCAGTCAATGAATACGGATAATTCTCTTGCTGCCGGAGGTGAAGCGGAACTTTTATACAAATTTTCAAAAAATCATAATTGGTTTGCAAATATCACGTATATGAATTCTTCCACCAGCAACCAGTTTGATGCTGATCAGGATGATTCTGATATTCCTTTTACTCCCTCACTTGTCGCAAATCTTGGCGCATCATTTATCTCTCCCTCAGGTTATACGATTATCGGGCACATTAGTTATAATGACGGTTTTTATGACGGCACATCAAAGAAATCCAGAACATTGTATAAGCCGGGAGTAATGGTTAATCTTCATCTGTCCAGATTGTTCATTCTTGAAAACTTTATCAGTCTTGAGCCGTGGCTGCAGTTATATAATATCACCAATAACCGCTTTGAAATGCCGTGGCAGTTCAGAAACACGGGCTTCTCGCTGATGGGCGGAGTTAAGGCAGCATTCAGGTAA
- a CDS encoding response regulator, whose amino-acid sequence MNRKIVIIEDNEQNMYMLTYLLESNSYEVHQCYSGAEGIVLAGEVIPAAILLDIQLPEMDGHAVARKLRENTKLDKVPIIAVTSYAMVGDREKVMESGADGYIEKPIDPDTFIIQMEAIISEKAKK is encoded by the coding sequence ATGAATAGAAAAATTGTCATCATTGAGGATAATGAGCAGAATATGTATATGCTCACCTATCTGCTTGAAAGCAACAGTTATGAAGTGCATCAGTGTTATTCAGGAGCGGAAGGAATTGTCCTCGCGGGAGAAGTTATTCCGGCCGCCATTTTACTGGATATACAATTGCCGGAAATGGATGGTCACGCGGTTGCCAGAAAACTGAGAGAGAACACAAAACTTGATAAGGTGCCCATTATCGCGGTCACCTCATATGCTATGGTAGGAGACAGGGAAAAAGTAATGGAATCAGGCGCTGATGGATATATTGAAAAACCCATTGATCCGGATACTTTTATAATTCAGATGGAAGCAATTATTTCGGAGAAAGCAAAAAAATGA
- a CDS encoding PAS domain S-box protein → MTRILIVDDNQDNLYLLESLFDPQLYTIDQAKNGREAFERAKSVTPELIISDILMPVMDGYTLCIECKKDSTLKKVPFIFYTATYTDPKDEEFALHLGASRFVLKPQEPDVFLEIIQGVLKEVQDKTHVQQEAPVVPEKIVLKEYNQTLIRKLEEKMLQAEKAEAELREYTKALENEISERKRIERILRESENRFRSLYNDAVVGLYRTSPKGDILLANRTLVTMLGFTSFEELASRNLQDSGFSDQTARAFFKKEIEEKGEVKEFEAQWKTKEGKTVHVRESAKAIRNEKGEIIFYDGIVEDITYRKIMEQALTESRTQFDTLALASPVGIFKTDPDGFTTYVNIKWCELAGITPDEAMGDGWLTAVHPDDRERIQKKWKRDSTIKTNSEAEYRFVRQDGSVVWVIGFAVPEMIEGRIAGYIGTITDVTELKQTELKLRQLNCAVEQSPVHVMITDTDGIIQYVNPKFEEVTGYTKEDVIGRNPRFLKSGLTKPENYKVLWQTIKQGNTWKGEFCNKKKNGELYWESAVISPILGDDGEIIQFLAVKEDISKRKEYERELIIAKEKAEEMNHLKTSFLANMSHELRTPLISILGYSELLIDSDIDEMLRDMALGIKKGGDRLLTTFNNLLHFSKIESENIKPNLGLVDVNIVLDETVRNFRKDCTEKGIDLITDYSPDTLTGYLDVVLLKEIFSNLISNAVKFTEHGYIRLQTSEESGKIVIRIIDTGIGISDEHKSVIFEEFRQASEGLGRYYEGTGLGLTITNRFVKILGGEIFLESQLEKGSIFTLVFSGIPGSSGGEGEKNISEKPVLKKLLYIEDDRATIRVITEFLKGICHVDSAVNAKEGIAKLEAEKYDLFLLDINLGVGMNGKLVAAHIKSLPQYKNTPVIAVTAYAMHGDREEFLAAGCSDYISKPFSRKELIAKIKESVELNF, encoded by the coding sequence ATGACGCGCATTCTGATTGTGGATGATAACCAGGATAATCTCTACCTTCTTGAGTCATTATTCGACCCTCAACTATATACGATTGACCAGGCAAAAAACGGCCGTGAAGCATTCGAACGGGCAAAGTCGGTAACACCAGAGCTGATAATCTCGGATATATTAATGCCGGTTATGGATGGCTACACACTTTGTATTGAGTGCAAAAAGGACAGTACGTTAAAAAAAGTTCCGTTCATTTTTTACACTGCTACCTATACCGACCCGAAAGATGAAGAATTTGCGCTTCATCTTGGTGCTTCCCGTTTTGTTCTTAAGCCGCAGGAGCCTGATGTTTTTCTGGAGATTATTCAGGGGGTTCTCAAGGAAGTTCAGGATAAAACACATGTTCAGCAGGAAGCGCCGGTTGTCCCCGAAAAAATTGTACTCAAGGAGTATAATCAGACGCTTATCAGAAAGCTCGAAGAAAAAATGCTGCAGGCAGAAAAAGCCGAAGCAGAACTAAGGGAGTATACCAAAGCGCTTGAAAATGAAATCAGTGAACGGAAAAGAATAGAAAGAATACTGCGGGAGAGTGAAAACCGCTTCCGTTCCTTATATAACGACGCTGTGGTTGGTTTGTACAGAACTTCACCCAAAGGTGATATCCTCCTTGCCAACAGAACCCTGGTAACCATGCTGGGTTTCACATCGTTTGAAGAACTTGCTTCGCGTAATTTGCAGGATTCAGGATTCTCTGATCAGACAGCGCGGGCATTTTTCAAGAAGGAAATTGAAGAAAAAGGGGAAGTGAAAGAGTTCGAAGCGCAATGGAAAACAAAGGAGGGGAAGACAGTTCATGTAAGAGAAAGCGCCAAGGCAATCAGGAATGAAAAGGGAGAGATAATCTTTTATGACGGAATAGTAGAGGATATAACCTACCGGAAAATAATGGAACAGGCGCTCACTGAAAGCAGGACCCAGTTCGACACACTCGCGCTTGCCTCACCGGTTGGTATCTTCAAAACTGATCCTGATGGGTTTACTACGTATGTTAACATCAAATGGTGTGAGCTTGCAGGTATTACACCGGATGAAGCAATGGGAGACGGATGGCTGACAGCAGTACATCCGGATGACAGAGAAAGAATTCAGAAAAAGTGGAAACGGGACAGCACGATAAAAACCAATTCTGAGGCTGAGTACCGGTTTGTCCGTCAGGACGGAAGCGTGGTCTGGGTGATAGGGTTTGCCGTACCTGAAATGATTGAAGGGAGGATTGCCGGATATATAGGCACGATAACCGATGTAACAGAACTGAAACAGACGGAATTAAAACTTCGTCAGTTAAATTGTGCCGTGGAACAAAGCCCCGTGCATGTAATGATTACAGATACAGACGGAATTATTCAATATGTTAATCCGAAGTTTGAAGAAGTAACCGGATATACGAAGGAAGATGTAATCGGCAGGAATCCACGTTTCCTCAAATCAGGCCTTACAAAGCCAGAAAATTATAAAGTGCTGTGGCAGACTATAAAACAGGGTAATACCTGGAAAGGTGAATTCTGCAATAAAAAGAAAAATGGTGAACTTTACTGGGAGTCGGCAGTGATATCTCCTATCCTGGGGGATGATGGAGAAATTATCCAGTTCCTTGCAGTGAAGGAGGATATATCTAAGAGGAAAGAGTATGAGCGGGAACTTATTATCGCAAAAGAAAAAGCAGAGGAGATGAATCATCTTAAGACCAGTTTTCTTGCCAACATGAGCCATGAATTGCGCACACCGCTGATTTCTATATTGGGGTATTCAGAGCTTCTTATTGATTCAGATATTGATGAGATGCTCAGGGATATGGCATTGGGAATAAAGAAAGGAGGAGACCGTCTTCTTACAACGTTTAACAATCTGCTTCATTTCTCAAAAATTGAAAGCGAAAATATAAAGCCTAACCTCGGACTGGTGGATGTTAATATTGTACTGGATGAAACTGTAAGAAACTTCAGAAAAGACTGCACGGAAAAGGGTATTGACCTTATTACTGATTACAGTCCAGACACCTTAACCGGGTACCTTGATGTGGTTCTGTTAAAGGAAATATTCAGCAACCTGATATCTAACGCGGTTAAATTTACTGAACATGGTTATATAAGACTTCAAACCTCTGAAGAGTCCGGAAAAATTGTTATAAGAATTATTGATACCGGTATTGGTATTTCTGATGAACACAAAAGCGTCATCTTTGAGGAATTCAGACAGGCCAGTGAAGGTCTAGGCCGGTATTACGAAGGCACCGGGCTTGGTCTGACCATAACCAACCGTTTTGTTAAAATACTCGGCGGTGAAATTTTTCTTGAAAGTCAGCTTGAAAAAGGCTCCATATTCACTCTGGTGTTTTCCGGTATTCCCGGCTCATCAGGCGGAGAAGGAGAAAAGAATATATCTGAAAAGCCGGTACTCAAAAAACTGCTTTACATTGAAGATGACCGTGCAACAATAAGAGTAATCACGGAATTTCTGAAAGGTATCTGCCACGTTGACAGTGCGGTAAATGCAAAAGAAGGTATAGCAAAACTGGAGGCTGAGAAGTATGACCTCTTCTTACTGGATATTAATCTGGGAGTGGGGATGAACGGAAAATTGGTTGCTGCTCACATAAAGTCTCTGCCCCAGTATAAGAACACTCCCGTAATAGCTGTTACCGCCTATGCAATGCATGGTGACAGAGAAGAATTTCTGGCCGCCGGCTGTTCAGATTATATTTCGAAACCTTTCAGCCGCAAAGAACTTATCGCTAAGATAAAAGAGTCAGTAGAACTAAATTTCTGA
- the rpmB gene encoding 50S ribosomal protein L28, with amino-acid sequence MARKCDLTGVTPMYGNHVSHAHNKTKRRFLPNLQKKRVWVSELNRFVTVKLTAKGIKTLQKNGTAEIAKLVQQKAISAR; translated from the coding sequence ATGGCAAGAAAATGTGATCTGACCGGAGTAACTCCGATGTACGGAAACCATGTTTCCCACGCACATAATAAGACCAAAAGAAGATTTCTGCCTAATCTCCAGAAGAAAAGAGTCTGGGTTTCTGAACTTAACCGTTTCGTAACCGTAAAACTGACAGCAAAAGGCATTAAAACCCTGCAGAAAAACGGTACCGCCGAAATCGCAAAACTCGTTCAGCAGAAGGCTATCTCAGCCCGGTAA
- a CDS encoding YfiR family protein, whose translation MNLLTFIKKSRDSALLNRMHLVFIIAVILAGYGWKTESQSDAVSTENKVKAAYVYNFTRFVNWTAPESGQKKETIRIGILGSESIAELLREAAAAQNKKNEIIVQSLDNSSFSPGDFDILYIDNTKKSELKNILAKTRGHQVLTVSDLELFARMGGIIGFVKEDKRIKIEINLELAKKEKLQISAKLIEVARLVSGE comes from the coding sequence ATGAATTTATTGACGTTCATTAAAAAATCAAGGGATTCAGCCCTGTTGAACCGGATGCACCTTGTATTCATTATTGCAGTGATCCTTGCCGGTTACGGCTGGAAAACTGAATCACAATCCGACGCGGTTTCCACCGAAAACAAGGTGAAGGCTGCTTATGTCTATAATTTTACACGGTTTGTAAACTGGACAGCTCCTGAATCCGGTCAAAAAAAGGAGACTATCAGAATTGGTATTCTCGGCTCGGAATCAATCGCGGAACTGCTCAGGGAAGCCGCAGCCGCGCAGAATAAAAAGAACGAAATAATTGTACAGAGTCTTGATAACAGCTCCTTCAGTCCGGGTGATTTTGACATTCTGTATATAGACAACACAAAAAAATCAGAACTGAAAAATATCCTTGCCAAAACCAGGGGGCATCAGGTGCTTACGGTAAGTGATTTAGAGCTTTTTGCAAGGATGGGTGGTATCATCGGATTCGTGAAAGAAGATAAGAGGATTAAGATTGAAATTAATCTTGAACTCGCAAAAAAGGAAAAACTTCAGATTAGCGCAAAGCTGATTGAGGTTGCCCGTCTGGTTTCGGGTGAATGA
- a CDS encoding ribose-phosphate pyrophosphokinase: MKYDFKVFAGSSNPELAQKIAESIGMELGSVELKRFSDKEIWVKFGENIRGSEIFIIQSTNTPAENLLELLIMIDAAKRASAKRITAVIPYFGYARQDRKDQPRVAITAKLIANLITTAGADRVVTMDLHASQIQGFFDIPFDHLYGSSFFANRLKELSDNIAVVSPDVGGIKIARSYARRLNAGLVVIDKRRPVQNVAEVVNIIGDVEGKDVLLVDDLIDTAGTFVAAIQALKDRGANDIYGAVTHAILSGPAIERIRNSGIKKLFISDSIRHDTEHELDDRFQVVSAAELFAEAIIRTYKNESISSLFDVDKG, encoded by the coding sequence ATGAAGTATGATTTTAAAGTCTTTGCGGGCTCCTCTAACCCTGAGTTAGCCCAGAAAATTGCTGAATCCATAGGAATGGAACTTGGTTCCGTTGAACTGAAAAGGTTCAGTGATAAGGAGATATGGGTAAAATTCGGTGAAAATATTCGCGGATCAGAGATTTTTATTATCCAGTCCACGAATACTCCGGCAGAAAACCTGCTGGAACTGCTGATTATGATTGACGCGGCCAAACGTGCATCAGCCAAGCGCATTACTGCTGTAATACCCTATTTTGGATATGCCCGGCAGGACAGAAAAGATCAGCCCAGGGTGGCTATTACGGCCAAACTTATTGCAAACCTGATCACCACCGCAGGTGCTGACAGGGTTGTTACCATGGATTTGCATGCATCGCAGATTCAGGGTTTCTTTGATATTCCGTTCGATCATTTGTACGGTTCATCGTTCTTCGCCAACCGTCTGAAAGAATTAAGTGATAATATCGCTGTGGTTTCACCCGATGTTGGCGGCATTAAAATTGCCAGATCTTACGCCCGGCGGCTTAATGCCGGACTGGTGGTGATTGACAAGCGCAGACCGGTTCAGAATGTTGCCGAAGTGGTTAACATTATCGGCGATGTTGAAGGAAAAGATGTTCTTCTTGTTGATGACCTGATAGATACCGCGGGTACTTTTGTTGCGGCTATTCAGGCTCTTAAAGACCGGGGAGCCAATGATATTTACGGAGCAGTTACCCATGCAATTTTATCCGGACCGGCAATTGAGCGGATAAGAAACAGCGGGATTAAGAAATTATTCATTTCGGATTCTATCCGGCATGATACAGAACATGAACTGGATGACAGATTCCAGGTGGTTTCAGCGGCTGAGTTATTCGCTGAAGCAATTATCAGAACTTATAAAAATGAATCAATCAGTTCGCTGTTTGATGTAGATAAAGGTTAA
- a CDS encoding 50S ribosomal protein L25 — MEKVTLNARLRKNLAKSANNELRRLGKVPGIYYSKKDAPVAIEVANNDLTPLVFTGEAHVVALDIEGGSKHDCILKDVQFDPVTDRIVHFDLLGLVAGAKISVEVPVHFTGTSAGVRAGGIIQEFIHKLNISVNSDNIPEFINIDVSDLKMGRSIHVRDLNIEGVTFNHPADTVLVAVTPPRGEATAAEGTEERTEPEVITKGKDKDE; from the coding sequence ATGGAAAAAGTAACACTGAATGCACGTCTGCGCAAAAATCTGGCGAAGTCTGCAAACAACGAGCTGAGAAGACTCGGAAAGGTTCCGGGCATCTACTACTCAAAGAAAGATGCGCCTGTTGCAATAGAAGTTGCAAATAACGACCTGACCCCGCTTGTATTTACCGGCGAAGCTCACGTTGTTGCGCTTGATATTGAGGGCGGCTCAAAGCATGACTGCATTCTGAAAGATGTACAGTTTGATCCCGTTACCGACCGTATTGTCCATTTCGATCTTCTCGGTCTGGTTGCCGGCGCTAAAATAAGCGTTGAGGTTCCTGTACACTTTACCGGCACTTCAGCCGGTGTCCGCGCAGGCGGTATTATTCAGGAGTTCATTCACAAACTCAATATTTCAGTAAACTCAGACAATATTCCTGAGTTCATCAATATAGATGTCAGCGATCTGAAAATGGGCCGTTCCATTCATGTCCGTGATCTGAATATTGAGGGTGTAACATTCAATCATCCGGCTGATACAGTTCTTGTAGCAGTTACCCCTCCTCGCGGTGAAGCCACTGCAGCCGAAGGCACTGAAGAAAGAACTGAACCTGAAGTTATTACCAAAGGTAAAGACAAAGACGAATAA
- a CDS encoding triose-phosphate isomerase produces MRTKVIAGNWKMHMDVTGTIDLITGIKSGLGANHPNCTVIVCPPFTSLETASTLLKNSPVKLGAQNMHPENSGAFTGEISAAMLKSVGAEFVILGHSERRTIFGESDQFINQKIKKALEAGLLPIFCIGETLQERESGVTFDIIKRQVKEGLAGISEKDLAKVIVAYEPVWAIGTGKTASPEQAQEVHAYIRGLAATLYSTAAAEALIIQYGGSVKPDNAKELLSQKDIDGALVGGACLKADSFLGIINAC; encoded by the coding sequence TTGAGAACTAAAGTAATAGCCGGCAACTGGAAAATGCACATGGATGTAACCGGCACCATAGATTTAATTACAGGTATAAAGTCAGGTCTTGGTGCAAACCATCCGAACTGTACCGTTATTGTGTGCCCTCCTTTTACCTCCCTTGAAACTGCTTCCACTCTTTTAAAAAACAGTCCCGTTAAGCTCGGAGCGCAGAATATGCATCCTGAGAATTCAGGGGCTTTCACCGGAGAGATTTCAGCCGCGATGCTCAAATCTGTGGGTGCTGAGTTTGTTATACTCGGACACAGTGAAAGAAGAACGATTTTCGGAGAGTCTGATCAGTTTATCAACCAGAAAATCAAAAAAGCCCTTGAAGCAGGTCTGCTTCCGATTTTCTGTATTGGTGAAACCCTGCAGGAACGGGAGTCTGGAGTTACGTTCGATATTATTAAACGCCAGGTCAAAGAGGGATTAGCAGGTATCAGTGAAAAGGATCTCGCCAAGGTAATTGTTGCTTATGAGCCTGTCTGGGCAATAGGCACCGGTAAAACCGCTTCACCGGAGCAGGCACAGGAAGTGCATGCTTATATTCGCGGACTCGCAGCCACCCTCTATTCAACAGCGGCTGCCGAAGCACTGATAATTCAGTATGGCGGAAGCGTTAAACCTGATAATGCAAAGGAACTTCTTTCGCAGAAGGATATTGACGGCGCACTGGTCGGCGGTGCCTGCCTGAAAGCTGATTCGTTCCTCGGCATCATAAACGCCTGCTGA